The proteins below come from a single Holdemania massiliensis genomic window:
- a CDS encoding mannitol dehydrogenase family protein, with protein sequence MRLTDEGLKDRQVWLKQGYALPEFDRESLRQATLKTPRWIHFGAGNIFRAYPMMLMQKLLNAGLAAEGLIAAEGYDDEIVDKMLKPHDELNILVTLKASGSVEKTVIGSLAAALKLNPDSSDFTMLSNLFQQPSLQMASFTITEKGYRVSDENGEILPEISAEFNHQPQAARSYIGRVAALLYCRYKNGALPIAMVSMDNCSHNGEKLKKAIVTLAEGWVRSGQVEPGFLDYVQDEQRVSFPWTMIDKITPRPDPTIEERLRQDGLEQAEPIITSKHTYIAPFVNAEECEYLVIEDRFPNGRLPLEKAGVMFADRQTVEKVERMKVSTCLNPVHTGLAVFGCLLGFTKISDEMQDADLNQLANRIGRIEGLPVVTDPKILSPRQFLDEVLTLRIPNPFMPDTPQRIATDTSQKLGVRFGETVKAYLNENRPLSDLKAIPLVYAGWLRYLLGIDDQGQPMPISPDPLLDQLREHLTGIQLGQSEPQLDGVRSILKNSTIFGLDLEAAGLADLIEALFVAMLQAPGAVRKVLHEQLQ encoded by the coding sequence ATGCGATTAACTGATGAAGGACTGAAAGACCGTCAGGTCTGGCTGAAGCAGGGCTATGCACTGCCGGAATTTGATCGTGAGTCCCTGCGTCAGGCAACTTTGAAGACTCCTCGCTGGATTCATTTTGGTGCCGGCAATATCTTTCGGGCTTATCCGATGATGCTGATGCAGAAGTTGTTGAATGCGGGACTTGCAGCGGAAGGTCTGATCGCGGCGGAGGGCTATGATGATGAGATTGTTGACAAGATGCTCAAGCCGCACGATGAGCTGAATATCCTAGTCACGCTGAAAGCCTCAGGCAGCGTAGAGAAAACCGTTATCGGCAGCCTGGCTGCGGCCTTGAAGCTGAATCCGGACAGCTCGGATTTTACTATGTTATCCAATTTATTTCAGCAGCCCAGCCTGCAGATGGCCAGCTTTACGATCACGGAAAAAGGCTATCGTGTCAGCGATGAAAATGGGGAAATCCTGCCTGAAATCAGCGCTGAATTTAACCATCAGCCGCAGGCCGCCCGCAGCTATATCGGACGGGTTGCCGCGCTGCTTTACTGCCGTTATAAAAACGGGGCGCTGCCGATCGCGATGGTCAGCATGGACAACTGTTCCCACAACGGTGAAAAACTGAAAAAAGCGATAGTGACGCTGGCCGAAGGCTGGGTCAGATCGGGTCAGGTAGAACCAGGTTTTCTGGATTATGTGCAGGACGAACAGCGCGTCAGTTTCCCATGGACGATGATCGATAAGATTACACCGCGTCCTGATCCGACGATTGAGGAAAGGCTGCGTCAGGATGGACTGGAACAGGCAGAACCAATCATAACCTCCAAGCACACCTACATCGCGCCGTTTGTCAACGCTGAAGAATGCGAATATCTTGTGATTGAGGATCGCTTTCCAAACGGCCGGCTCCCGTTAGAAAAAGCCGGCGTGATGTTTGCGGATCGGCAGACCGTTGAAAAGGTGGAACGCATGAAGGTGTCCACCTGCCTGAATCCTGTTCATACTGGATTGGCGGTGTTCGGCTGTCTGCTGGGATTTACCAAGATCAGTGATGAGATGCAGGATGCGGATTTAAATCAGCTGGCCAATCGAATTGGCCGGATTGAAGGTTTGCCGGTGGTCACCGATCCCAAGATTCTCTCACCGCGGCAGTTTTTGGACGAAGTGCTGACGCTGCGGATTCCGAATCCGTTTATGCCGGATACGCCGCAGCGGATTGCGACAGATACCTCGCAGAAACTGGGTGTCCGGTTTGGTGAAACGGTCAAGGCCTATCTGAACGAGAACCGGCCGCTGTCGGATTTAAAAGCGATTCCATTGGTGTACGCTGGATGGCTGCGCTATCTGTTGGGGATCGATGATCAAGGTCAGCCGATGCCGATTAGCCCCGATCCTTTGTTGGATCAGCTCCGAGAACACTTGACAGGGATTCAGTTAGGTCAGAGTGAACCGCAGCTTGATGGGGTACGGTCAATTTTGAAGAATTCGACAATCTTTGGTTTGGATTTGGAAGCCGCTGGATTAGCGGATCTGATCGAAGCTTTATTTGTGGCGATGCTGCAGGCACCGGGGGCAGTGCGGAAGGTGCTGCACGAACAGCTTCAATAA
- the dhaS gene encoding dihydroxyacetone kinase transcriptional activator DhaS translates to MADLTKKAIAEGLKELCHHKDFNKISVRDITEQCGLNRQTFYYHFQDKYELLDWIYYQEGFVYLASDVTFDNWHEHMEKLLEMMRENQIFYENTISASPQCFEDYLFQITCTLFEEAIRRLDGSLRLKEDDVKLYSRFYSYGMCGIIRDWVRGGMKESPKSLSLRIRKLANDSEKMASLRLQGQF, encoded by the coding sequence ATGGCAGATCTGACAAAAAAAGCGATTGCGGAAGGCTTAAAAGAATTATGTCATCACAAAGACTTTAATAAAATATCAGTACGGGATATCACGGAACAATGCGGACTGAACCGTCAGACATTTTATTATCATTTTCAGGATAAATATGAATTGCTGGACTGGATCTATTATCAGGAAGGTTTTGTTTACTTAGCCAGCGACGTCACGTTTGACAACTGGCATGAACATATGGAAAAGCTGCTTGAAATGATGCGGGAGAATCAGATCTTCTATGAAAATACGATCAGTGCTTCCCCGCAGTGTTTTGAGGACTATCTGTTTCAAATAACCTGCACGCTTTTTGAAGAAGCGATTCGGCGTCTGGACGGCAGTCTGCGGCTGAAGGAAGACGATGTTAAGCTGTATTCCCGTTTTTACAGCTATGGCATGTGCGGCATTATCCGCGACTGGGTTCGCGGCGGAATGAAGGAAAGCCCGAAGTCCTTATCCCTGCGCATCCGTAAACTAGCCAATGACAGCGAGAAGATGGCAAGCCTGCGTCTGCAGGGGCAGTTTTAA
- a CDS encoding thioredoxin family protein: MATVITKDNFDQEVAGSQLPVILDFQAPWCMYCRRLAPVIAKLEKELEGQVRFGTVDIDEQPELEERFDISTIPSLILFQAGKNGTTLVNPPSRGAIMNWLKEQGI; the protein is encoded by the coding sequence ATGGCAACAGTGATTACAAAAGATAATTTCGATCAGGAGGTCGCCGGCTCTCAACTGCCCGTCATCCTGGATTTTCAGGCACCTTGGTGCATGTATTGCCGGCGCTTAGCCCCGGTCATCGCTAAGCTGGAAAAAGAGCTGGAAGGACAGGTGCGGTTTGGAACGGTCGATATTGATGAACAGCCGGAGCTGGAGGAACGCTTCGATATCAGCACCATTCCATCCCTGATCTTGTTTCAGGCAGGAAAAAACGGTACAACCTTAGTCAACCCGCCTTCCCGCGGTGCGATTATGAACTGGCTGAAAGAGCAGGGAATTTAA
- a CDS encoding mechanosensitive ion channel family protein, protein MTGILSKTITEYFNGFLSTLAENSGLLFWKGVGILLVILGGKLVLDLISRMTARQIKKSEDMPEMQARRVQTMMTMTRSTFRYIVYGICALMILAQLGFGNAINNLLLSAGIGSLALGIGAQSLIKDVVTGFFMMFEKQFSVGDYVKLDDVEGTVTATAMRVTYLKNFAGQQIIIPNGSIGRVINYSRMDSLAKITVSTPYEADTRQVMEVLDQAVKAYAKEVKDILVEEPKIQGITDLADSSVNITVICRTLPCRHWEVERGLRLAVKEALDEAGIGIPYPQQDVHLKLEKEEETQPN, encoded by the coding sequence ATGACTGGTATTCTAAGTAAAACGATCACTGAGTATTTCAATGGTTTTCTGAGTACGCTCGCAGAGAACAGCGGCCTTTTATTTTGGAAAGGCGTTGGGATTTTACTTGTAATTTTAGGCGGTAAGCTGGTGCTGGATCTGATCTCCAGGATGACGGCCAGACAGATCAAAAAATCCGAGGACATGCCGGAAATGCAGGCCCGCCGCGTGCAGACGATGATGACGATGACCCGCAGTACGTTCCGCTATATCGTTTACGGCATCTGCGCGCTGATGATTCTGGCGCAGCTGGGCTTCGGCAACGCGATCAACAATCTGTTGTTATCGGCTGGGATCGGTTCGCTGGCTTTGGGCATCGGGGCACAGAGTTTGATCAAAGATGTGGTCACCGGATTTTTCATGATGTTTGAAAAACAGTTTTCCGTTGGCGATTATGTCAAGCTGGATGATGTTGAAGGCACGGTAACGGCAACCGCCATGCGTGTGACCTATCTGAAAAACTTTGCTGGTCAGCAGATCATCATCCCGAATGGATCAATCGGCCGGGTGATCAATTATTCGCGCATGGATTCGCTGGCAAAAATCACAGTCAGCACACCGTATGAAGCGGATACGCGGCAGGTTATGGAAGTTCTGGATCAAGCCGTCAAGGCGTATGCCAAAGAAGTGAAGGATATTTTAGTAGAAGAACCGAAAATTCAGGGGATTACCGATTTGGCTGATTCTTCTGTCAACATTACGGTGATCTGCCGCACCTTGCCATGCCGTCATTGGGAAGTTGAGCGAGGCCTGCGGCTGGCGGTGAAGGAAGCGCTGGATGAAGCGGGAATCGGGATTCCGTATCCGCAGCAGGACGTTCATTTAAAACTGGAAAAGGAAGAAGAAACACAACCAAATTGA
- the trxB gene encoding thioredoxin-disulfide reductase, translated as MEHVQVAVLGGGPAGYTAALYCARAGFRTVILEKLSAGGQMATTSQIDNYPGFDEGVDGFELGMKMQAQAERFGAESFLEEVISVDLNAVPKKIVTDSRELTADAVILATGASARKLGVAEEDSLVGRGVAYCATCDGMFYKGKTVAVIGGGNTAAADALFLSRICEKVILIHRRDTLRADRVYLNPLQSCDNLEFIWNSTVDAILHDQKVTGLRLRDKFSGELQEIACDGVFVAVGQLPNTALFEGQLTLEHGYIAADETTRTSVPGVFAVGDVRTKALRQVITAASDGAVASHFVEEYLASL; from the coding sequence ATGGAACATGTTCAAGTCGCTGTTTTAGGCGGAGGTCCAGCCGGTTATACCGCGGCCTTGTACTGCGCGCGGGCCGGTTTCCGCACAGTTATTTTAGAAAAGCTGTCGGCGGGAGGACAGATGGCCACAACCTCCCAAATCGACAATTATCCAGGCTTTGACGAAGGCGTCGACGGCTTCGAGCTGGGAATGAAAATGCAGGCTCAGGCAGAACGATTCGGGGCTGAATCGTTTCTGGAAGAAGTGATTTCCGTTGATTTGAATGCCGTTCCGAAAAAAATCGTGACTGACAGCCGAGAATTAACAGCGGACGCGGTAATTCTGGCCACCGGTGCTTCCGCACGGAAGTTGGGTGTGGCGGAAGAAGATTCGCTTGTCGGTCGGGGTGTGGCCTATTGCGCAACCTGTGACGGAATGTTTTATAAAGGCAAGACAGTAGCAGTCATCGGCGGCGGCAACACCGCGGCGGCGGACGCGCTGTTCTTATCAAGAATCTGTGAAAAGGTAATTTTGATTCACCGCCGTGATACGCTGCGGGCTGATCGGGTTTATCTCAATCCGCTGCAGAGCTGTGATAACCTGGAATTCATCTGGAACAGTACGGTGGATGCGATTCTGCATGATCAAAAAGTCACCGGGCTGCGGCTGCGTGATAAATTCAGCGGTGAGCTGCAGGAAATTGCCTGTGACGGCGTCTTTGTCGCTGTCGGCCAGCTGCCCAACACGGCTTTATTTGAAGGTCAGCTGACATTAGAGCATGGATACATTGCGGCGGATGAAACAACACGAACTTCGGTACCGGGGGTTTTCGCGGTTGGCGATGTGCGCACCAAAGCGCTGCGGCAGGTCATCACAGCGGCCAGCGACGGCGCCGTTGCCAGTCACTTCGTCGAAGAATACCTCGCTTCCTTGTAA
- the kduD gene encoding 2-dehydro-3-deoxy-D-gluconate 5-dehydrogenase KduD, translating to MIYKEGLLEGKVALVTGANRGLGYAMCVGLAENGADIFNIGHGDDTGIREAIEKLGRRYHYMKADLSKPTKALTDEIVAEVVAIYGHLDILLNNAGVNRRAPFLEYAEADWDYTLNLNLKQVFLLSQSAANQMVKQGTRGKIINIASMLSFTGGILVPAYTASKSAIMGLTKEMANELSSQGINVNAIAPGYMKTPLTQAMQDDPVRNKEVLDRLPIGYWGDPSVLQGPVVFLASEASDYICGATIPVDGGWLAR from the coding sequence ATGATTTATAAAGAAGGCTTGCTGGAAGGCAAGGTGGCTCTGGTCACAGGAGCCAACCGCGGATTGGGTTATGCAATGTGCGTCGGACTGGCGGAAAACGGCGCGGATATTTTCAATATCGGCCATGGCGATGACACCGGAATCCGTGAAGCAATTGAAAAACTGGGCCGCCGTTATCATTATATGAAGGCCGATTTGTCCAAACCGACCAAAGCTCTGACCGATGAAATCGTTGCGGAAGTCGTTGCGATTTACGGCCATCTGGATATTCTGCTGAACAATGCCGGGGTCAACCGCCGTGCTCCATTTTTGGAATATGCCGAGGCGGATTGGGACTACACGCTGAATTTGAATCTGAAACAAGTTTTCCTGCTTTCGCAGAGTGCGGCGAACCAGATGGTGAAGCAGGGAACCCGCGGCAAGATTATCAATATTGCAAGCATGCTTTCCTTTACCGGCGGAATTCTTGTTCCGGCTTATACCGCAAGCAAGTCAGCGATCATGGGGCTGACCAAAGAAATGGCCAACGAATTGTCAAGCCAGGGCATCAACGTCAACGCGATTGCTCCGGGTTATATGAAAACTCCGCTGACGCAGGCCATGCAGGACGATCCAGTTCGCAACAAGGAAGTTCTCGACCGGCTGCCGATCGGCTATTGGGGAGATCCTTCCGTTCTGCAGGGACCGGTGGTTTTCTTAGCCAGTGAAGCTTCTGATTATATCTGCGGCGCAACGATCCCAGTGGATGGCGGCTGGCTGGCACGTTAA